A region of the Nocardia asteroides genome:
CGTGACGGTAGAGGCAGCGCAATGCGTTCGTAGTTGTCTGGGCGACGCCGATTCCACCACGGTCGCTGCGCCTGAGATCGCGTTGCTTCTGGGGTGTCGCAATGAGTTGTTTGAGTTCAGTGGTAGTCGAGTCGGCGACTCGGCCACATCTCGACGATTCGATTCCAATAGCTACTGTATAAATCGCGGGTTCTATTCGGAGGTATGGCCGCATATACGATCGGCACATACTCGGCGAAGGTTGGCATTGGCCGCTTCGACTGGGCGGCGATGAGGTCCTCTAGGGTCACTCCCAGCTTTTCGAGAAGCAGCTGCGCGGTCTGCACTTCGACGTTCGATGCCGACATTGTCATTGGACCACCTCTGAGGAAGTTGTTGCCTGTGCTTGCCGTTCACGCGCAACCATGGCGTCGACAGCGTCGGAGGTGAACATCAGAAGGACGCCTTCGGACGGATCTGCGGCGAGGAGGATCTAAGACGATGTCTCATGTGGCGTATTTCGTCAGCTTCTTGAAGCAGGTCAGCGCCGCGGCAAGGGTGAGGAACGCAGGGAAGTGTGTGGCTTTGCGGTCGTAGCGGATGTTGAGCCGGTGGTAGCCGGTGAGCCAGGAGATGGTGCGTTCGATGACCCAGCGGTGGCGGCCGAGGCGCTGGGAGGATTCGATGCCTTTGCGCGCGATGCGGACGGCGATACCCCGATCACGCACCCATTGCCGCAGCTCGGCGGTGTCGTACGCCTTGTCGGCATGCAGTTCGGCCGGTTTGCGCCGACGCGGACCGCGCCGCGACCGAACCGCGGGGACCGCCTTGACCAGCGGCCGCAATGCCTCGGCATCGTTGGTGTTGGCCGCCGAAACCGCCACCGACAGTGGTATTCCCGCCCGATCGGACAGTAGGTGGATTTTCGAGCCGGACTTGCCGCGGTCAACCGGGCTCGGGCCGGTCAGAGATCCCCCCTTTTCGCCCGGACGCTTGCTGCGTCGATCACCGCACGCGACCAGTCGATCAAGCCCTCGCTGCCGAGCTCATCGAGTATCGCGCGATGTAGCCGCCGCCAGAGACCGGCCTCGGTCCACACCGTGAACCGGCGGTGCGCCGTTGGAACGGTGACCCCGAATGACGGCGGCAGCATCCGCCACGCACACCCGCTGGTCAGCACGAATACCACTGCCGTGAACACCGCCCGCTCGTCGGTCGGAGCAGTACCCCCACCCTGCGGTCGTGACTCGAACTTCGGCAGCAACGGCTCCACCATCGCCCAAAGCTCGTCCGGAACGAGACGCTTCGACAACTTGTCCGACACGGCCGAACATCATGCACCACAACCGATCACAGTCCATCTCGACCCACCGATAACCAGTCACAGCGACATGAGACACGGTCTAAGGCAAATCAACTCAGTGGCAGTGAGACACGCCACGATCTATCGCACCAATGGGGGATGATCGGAGTCATGACCGACAGTGCCGCCCCCTCTGACCAAACAGCCTGATTGCCGAAGGAACTCGGCCCGATCGCATTGCGTCTCGCCCGAGTAGACCTACTGGCCCAGGAACTTGGGGAGTTGGCTGCGGCTTGGTCTCTCAACAGCCCGGTCGGCATAGAGCAGATCGCCCAGGAGTCCGGCGAACTGGCGGCTGTGGTGATCGGCGTTAGACCGATCCCGCCGTTGGCGTCGATGTTGTTCAGCGAGGCAATCCACCACTTGCGTGCCGCGATGGAGAATGTGCCGTTCTATCTCGTGGAGGAAGAACGTTGTTCGGCGATCCCCGAGAAGGACTCGCCGAGGATCAAGGTTCCGGTTCAAGACGATGCTACGAAGTTCTCTTCGTGGCAGGGCTCGGTGAAGAAGCACATCCCCGAGTTGGCGGCAGGAACCACACTCGGCGATCGCCTGATGAAGCTGCAGCCGTATATCGATACGGCGTCGCGCGTCCCGTCGATCAGTGAGCTACTGGGACGCATGATGGGCGTCAATGTCGACTACGAACACCCGATGTTGCTGCTGCAACGCTATTCAAACATCGATAAGCATCGCGTCATCCGCATGGCGGCAGCACGGACAATATTCAAGCGCGGAGACGCGCCGATGGTCAATGTCAGCCTTGAATTTCAGAACCTGGAGCCC
Encoded here:
- a CDS encoding IS5 family transposase (programmed frameshift), whose protein sequence is MSKRLVPDELWAMVEPLLPKFESRPQGGGTAPTDERAVFTAVVFVLTSGCAWRMLPPSFGVTVPTAHRRFTVWTEAGLWRRLHRAILDELGSEGLIDWSRAVIDAASVRAKRGGSLTGPSPVDRGKSGSKIHLLSDRAGIPLSVAVSAANTNDAEALRPLVKAVPAVRSRRGPRRRKPAELHADKAYDTAELRQWVRDRGIAVRIARKGIESSQRLGRHRWVIERTISWLTGYHRLNIRYDRKATHFPAFLTLAAALTCFKKLTKYAT